In Haloarchaeobius salinus, the sequence GGCCAAGAAGCGTCTCGGAGAGCGTCTGCCAGCGCGACAGTACCTCGTTCATTCTGTAGAGGTACCCATCGGACTCGACATCTTCTGCATCGATTGACTCGTTGAACGTGAGGCTCTCACCGGTCGAATCGTGCGACAGAACGAACCGTGACCCGTCGTACTCCCACGTCGCAATCGTCGACGGGTTGTCCCGACCCTCAGTCAACACTCGGTACTCCACACCGTCGTAGGCATCCAGAACCTGGAACACCCAGTACAACTCAAACAGTGTCTCCGCGTTCTCCGGCGCGATGAGCGTGTGATTCAAAATTTCACGCGCCTCGGTACTGTCCAACTCGTAGTTCATCAACTGACGGTACCGATCCAAAAGCACTGCCGCGTCCTGGTAGAACTGTGAGCGCGAGCGCTTGACCGATTCGACCGTTCGGTCCGTGAGATCAGCATCACGGACGTCGACGCGCTGTAAGTAGATGTTCTGCTCGTAGATCCGGTCAAGCATCTCCGCAGCCGATTCCGCGTCTCGGCCTTCTACGCTGGTCTCCGATGTTACCCACGCGTCCAGCCAGTCGTACCCTTCGGGGTTGGCCAGCGCGTAGGCGAGGTCATCGGTGACGATGTCGTGGATGACGGTCAGTAGCCGCTTGAGGACGAGATTCTCGTCGATGTTGTAGTGCTCTTCTGGCTGTCTGCAGACGAACACCGGCTCGTCTAACTGTCCCGCGCGTGCCCGCGTCTTCACCGTCTCCTGCCAGTCGATCTGCCCGCGAATCTCACCGCGATGTTCGAACGATTCAGCGGACGTCGTCGTCTTCATCCGTCGAATCCGGTCCTCCAACTGCCGCATGAAATCCAGCACACCAACTTCGGCGGCGTCCTCCTCGGCATCAGTCAAGACGAAATGAATCCGCAGTAACGTCTCGATGTCGTCGATATCCAGTTCAGCGTGTGCTGACCCGATCACTCGGTCGAAGCGCACTCCCTTACGCAGGTACGTGTGGAAGTCGTCGGCGATCTTGTCCAGTAACGCCTCCTCAGTCGTCTTCACCATCGTGACTTACTCGCCCCCGCTCCGCTGCAGGTCAACCTGGAAGAAGTCACGTGCGACGGTCCACAACTCACCCGCCTCGTCGTCGACAATCGCGTCAAGCCTCCCGAGTAGGCGCTCTAACTCGTTCCGCCGCAATCCCTCTAGTTGCGGGAACACGTACATGATGATCGGCGACACGTAATCCGCAGCGTCCATCGACGGAGCAACCGCGACGTATTCGTAAATATCCTCCACGATAGCCGGTCCAATTGCTCGCTCTTCGTTCACCGCGCGCCAGATTCGCCCCACCGGTTCGTAGTGATGCTCTGCTTCCGGCACATCTCCATTCGCTGCCCACACTGCGACATAGTCCGCGACGAGTGCCTCCAGTTCAGAGTCATCACCATCGTCGCGGGCAGGGAGTTCGGGTATCCCGACCGGGACGAACGCCCAGCGCCGCATGAACGCGTAACTCATCTCGTACAGTGACGTCTTATCGAGCGTATTCATCGTCGCCAGCATCCGCCAGTCCTCCGGAATGTAGAACCGGTTCGCCCCGATTTCTTCGTGACGCCGCGACGCGTCGAAAATCTGGATCGGCGCACCGTCGGAGTCATCGAACGGAAGGGTGACGCTCTCCCCGGTCAACGCCGAGAATAACGAGCCGAACGCCTTGTCGATATCCGCCCGATTGAGCTCGTCGATAATCAACCACTCATTCGCTGGTGTTCCGCTCTCGTCACGGTGGAACCGATCCAGCACGACACCGGGCTCAAATTCCAACGTGTTCTGCGTCGTCGTCTGATACCCGCCCACCGTATCGAACGTCGACCAATCAGCCGACGCCGTCACGAGCTCGTACTCATCACTCCCGACAGTCCCCTCACATACTTGCCGCGCCAGTTTCGTCTTCCCCGTCCCCGGTGGCCCGAACAACAAGACGTGGTTCCCGTTCGTCAATGCCTGCTCGACCCGTGTCTGTATCCGCTCCCACTCCGTGTCCGGGAAATGCAGTCGTCCCTGGGTAACCGTGACCTCCGAGTCCCGGACTTCAAGCTCCTCCGCGAACTCCTCGTACCGCGTCACCTCGCATAACTCCAGCACCCGCTCGTACTCACGCTCGGTGAGCTCCGTGATCACGAAGCTATTATCAGAATCGACGAGCCGGCTCCCCTCCAACTCGGCGTCCGACTTCACATCACGCCAACTCGCACCGTCTAGCGACTCGTCCCACTGGACCGTGATCCCCTGGCCGGTATCCGCGTCACCCGCTTCCGTAGGCTCTTCGTGCAACCCACGCACCACGTGCGCTCGCCCAACGACTTGCTTCACCGGCGAAATCTGATACACGACTGCTAAATCACCCGGCTTCGCAGCTCGGTACGCGTCTTGATTCCGCCGCGTTTCCCCTGCTGGACTCGTCACCTGGTAAAACGACTCACCACCTTCGTGATGCCAATCAGTCGCCTCAGCATTCACCCAGAAGTACTGCGTATTCCCCTCACGCTCCGGTAGCTCTACCCCAGCGACGTCGAGTAAATATGCACCCGCTTCCGGAGTCAAGTGACACAGATACGCCTGGATCACGTCTCCATTCTCACTCAACGGGTACCGGGTCTTCTCCTGACGAATCTCCGGATCCAATAACCCATCCCGCACCTCGTCCAGCGAGACCGGCTCTGGGAGTCGCTCTGTCGACACATCAACGAAGAAATGCTGCTCGTCGTCGAAGTCGTCTCGATACGCTTCCGTCTCGACGACCGAGCACGCACGGATCTCCCCGTTGGCGTAGTGGAACACGACATCGCCCGGCTCCAACACCGTGAGGTCACGCTGCCACTTCGTATCCGTCGAGCGGAGATACTCTCCTTCCAACTCCTCGTCGTGCGTCTGATTCACCCAGTAGAATGCGACGTCGTCCGACACCTCCGCTAACGCCTCTAGATCGATTTCGTTCGAGGAGAGCAGGTCCCCCCAACTCCAGATCATCGTCTGGACGTGGAGCATCGACGGATCCTCCACTCGGCCCTGCAGCTGCACTAAGAGTTCCCGACACGCCTCATTCAGTTCCCGATACTGCTGCGCGTCAAACCCTTGATTCACCTTATAGTCCGCGAACTCTCGGAAGAAATTCCGCATCTCCTTCCACTTATAGTGAATATACTGGTCTGGGTGGACGAACATCAGCAAGCACGTACCGAGGGCAAGAAGCGACCCCGGGGCAGTCTCATCCTCAACCTCGGCGTAATATTCACGGAACTGATCTAACCGTTCGACAATATCCTCATCCGGGTTGAGGAAAAATGAGAGTAACTCAGCAGTCGCCTCCGGATCGTCCGCGGAAATATCCTTGAACTCCTGCCACGCGACCCCTCCATTCTGACCGCCACCGAGCATATACACCGGGATCTTCGCATCGATTGCAACCGACTCATCGAGCACCTCAATCAGTACCGGGATGTCCCCCGCCGACAACGCAGTGACGTCGTGATCAGTTACGAACTCGTCGTGCAGGTGCTGCTGGTACGTCCACTTCCACGTCTCCCACCCAACCGACGAGTCGGCTTCTTCCTCGTACCCGCCAGCGTCCCACACCTCGACAAAGCGATCAAGAAGACCATCTACGTTCCCGAAGGCGATTTCGGCACCAGTATCACTCATGTATCGATGCTATCCCAAGCAACCCGCATAAGCGTACTTCCGACATGGAATTCCGTGTCGGAATTCAACTCTCTCCTCCCCCTGGTGGCGACACCCTGCTAATTGGAACAGACGCGGCTTGCTTACTCGGACGAGTCAGAATACCAGTTGTCAGACAGCATGTCCTTCGGATCGAATCCCCTGGGAGTTTCGACCGCGTCGTAGGGTTGGAACAAGGACGAATCGTCGATCATATCGTGTTCAACTGCCGCTCGTATCTCCGGTAAATTGAGAAGCGCTCCAGTTTCGAGTTTGCGTTTAATCCGGTCTCGCTCGTCCGCTGGAAGGCCATACCGCAAATCAAGGTTGAAGTCGGTCAATTCCTGTCTCTCATTCAGACTCTTCTCAATACCATTTCTGAGCAGCTGACGGAACCGATCATCAGTCGTATACCCATCCGTATCTGGAGCATGCTCGCAAAGTCGGAATAGGAAGGCAATCGCGTCTTCAGCGGCCTCGAAAACCTCCTCGTGTGCCTCACCGTCCTCGATTGCGACCTGTGAGACATCGGTTTCACTGAGCCCGTTTACCAGGTACGGGAAATCGTAAATTGCGTTCCGGGTACGGTCGCGGATTCGTTTCCGCGCGTTGCGCTCGCTTCCCTCCTGCAAATTCTTCCGGCCGTTCAGGTAATCTCGATCATCCGTCGTCAGTATTCCTCGCTTCCGATCTGGCGTAACCATACTCATTTCTAATTACGCTTATTCTCTATTTATATTCTAACCCAAATATTCGTCATCGGTTTCCGGTGACAACATTCTGGAATCGAATATGGCGGCCCCCCGGGAACTCC encodes:
- a CDS encoding AAA family ATPase, with the translated sequence MSDTGAEIAFGNVDGLLDRFVEVWDAGGYEEEADSSVGWETWKWTYQQHLHDEFVTDHDVTALSAGDIPVLIEVLDESVAIDAKIPVYMLGGGQNGGVAWQEFKDISADDPEATAELLSFFLNPDEDIVERLDQFREYYAEVEDETAPGSLLALGTCLLMFVHPDQYIHYKWKEMRNFFREFADYKVNQGFDAQQYRELNEACRELLVQLQGRVEDPSMLHVQTMIWSWGDLLSSNEIDLEALAEVSDDVAFYWVNQTHDEELEGEYLRSTDTKWQRDLTVLEPGDVVFHYANGEIRACSVVETEAYRDDFDDEQHFFVDVSTERLPEPVSLDEVRDGLLDPEIRQEKTRYPLSENGDVIQAYLCHLTPEAGAYLLDVAGVELPEREGNTQYFWVNAEATDWHHEGGESFYQVTSPAGETRRNQDAYRAAKPGDLAVVYQISPVKQVVGRAHVVRGLHEEPTEAGDADTGQGITVQWDESLDGASWRDVKSDAELEGSRLVDSDNSFVITELTEREYERVLELCEVTRYEEFAEELEVRDSEVTVTQGRLHFPDTEWERIQTRVEQALTNGNHVLLFGPPGTGKTKLARQVCEGTVGSDEYELVTASADWSTFDTVGGYQTTTQNTLEFEPGVVLDRFHRDESGTPANEWLIIDELNRADIDKAFGSLFSALTGESVTLPFDDSDGAPIQIFDASRRHEEIGANRFYIPEDWRMLATMNTLDKTSLYEMSYAFMRRWAFVPVGIPELPARDDGDDSELEALVADYVAVWAANGDVPEAEHHYEPVGRIWRAVNEERAIGPAIVEDIYEYVAVAPSMDAADYVSPIIMYVFPQLEGLRRNELERLLGRLDAIVDDEAGELWTVARDFFQVDLQRSGGE